In Coleofasciculus sp. FACHB-T130, the following proteins share a genomic window:
- a CDS encoding acyltransferase family protein, protein MRLTSLDVFRGIAIAGMILVNQAGVADQVYPFLEHAEWHGCTLADLVFPFFLFIVGGAMTFSLSKYAEGNRPTADVYRQILRRAAILFILGLLLNGFWNYDFSSIRIMGVLQRISLAYLVAALIVLNVPRKGQWVLAALLLIGYWMAMSLIPVPDYGAGVLTREGNFGAYIDRLIIGTAHLYKGDNFNSMGDPEGLFSTLPAVVTVLTGYFTVDWIRTQPVQSRTSIGLVLFGIACLVAGWAWGLTFPINKKLWTSSFVLFTTGWALLLLAACYELMEVRKFRRWGKPFEVMGLNAIFAFVASVVLIKILAKTHVGTGETAPTTYNWIYENAFVSWAGAMNASLLFAIMTLLFWWAILYAMYRQKWFLKI, encoded by the coding sequence ATGCGCTTGACTTCGCTCGATGTGTTTCGAGGTATTGCCATTGCGGGAATGATTTTAGTTAATCAGGCGGGAGTTGCCGACCAAGTTTATCCTTTCCTGGAACACGCAGAATGGCACGGCTGCACCTTGGCAGACTTGGTATTTCCCTTCTTTCTATTTATTGTCGGCGGGGCAATGACCTTTTCCCTTTCCAAATACGCGGAAGGGAACCGCCCTACTGCCGATGTTTATAGACAAATTTTACGCCGAGCGGCGATTCTTTTTATTCTTGGTTTGCTGCTGAACGGCTTCTGGAATTATGACTTCAGCTCCATCCGCATCATGGGCGTCTTGCAGCGGATTAGCCTTGCCTACCTGGTGGCTGCTCTGATAGTTCTTAACGTGCCACGCAAAGGACAGTGGGTACTCGCAGCACTGCTACTCATTGGGTACTGGATGGCGATGTCTTTGATCCCGGTTCCCGATTATGGAGCTGGTGTCTTAACGAGGGAAGGGAATTTTGGCGCTTATATTGACCGCCTGATTATTGGCACAGCGCATCTGTATAAGGGAGATAATTTCAACTCAATGGGAGATCCTGAAGGTCTTTTCAGCACTCTTCCAGCAGTTGTCACCGTCCTCACCGGCTACTTTACGGTTGACTGGATACGCACCCAACCAGTACAGTCACGCACCAGTATCGGCTTGGTCTTGTTTGGCATTGCTTGCCTAGTCGCTGGATGGGCGTGGGGGTTAACGTTTCCCATCAACAAGAAACTGTGGACGAGTTCTTTTGTGCTTTTCACAACTGGTTGGGCGTTGCTGTTGCTGGCAGCTTGTTATGAATTGATGGAAGTGCGGAAGTTCCGTCGATGGGGAAAGCCGTTTGAAGTTATGGGGTTAAACGCTATCTTCGCGTTCGTCGCCTCAGTTGTGCTGATTAAAATCCTAGCTAAAACCCACGTCGGAACCGGCGAAACCGCCCCAACTACTTATAACTGGATCTATGAGAATGCCTTTGTGTCTTGGGCGGGAGCGATGAACGCCTCTTTATTGTTCGCCATCATGACATTGTTGTTCTGGTGGGCGATTCTGTACGCAATGTATCGCCAAAAGTGGTTTTTGAAAATCTGA
- a CDS encoding nucleoside deaminase, with amino-acid sequence MKIEKFMKIALEEAKLGDAPYGAVIVKDNQVIIKAHNTVETDNDPTAHAELNAIRCLTKEMKNPSLEGYTLYTTCEPCPMCTTACIWAGISEIIFGASIQDLIEAGVPQLDLSSEEIIRKGFKKIKVTKGILKEEALQLFNHSCG; translated from the coding sequence ATGAAAATAGAAAAGTTTATGAAGATAGCCCTGGAAGAAGCAAAGCTAGGAGATGCTCCTTACGGTGCAGTAATTGTTAAAGACAATCAAGTAATTATTAAAGCGCACAATACTGTCGAAACGGATAATGACCCAACCGCCCATGCAGAACTTAACGCGATTCGTTGTTTAACAAAAGAAATGAAAAATCCTTCTTTAGAAGGTTATACCTTGTACACAACTTGCGAACCGTGCCCAATGTGTACAACAGCTTGTATATGGGCAGGGATATCTGAAATTATATTTGGAGCTTCCATTCAAGACTTAATTGAGGCTGGTGTTCCCCAGCTTGACTTATCTAGTGAAGAAATTATTAGAAAAGGGTTTAAGAAAATAAAAGTGACCAAAGGAATTCTAAAAGAAGAAGCTTTACAATTATTCAATCATTCATGCGGCTAG
- a CDS encoding sirohydrochlorin chelatase, with protein sequence MPSINSTDLMGLQSPTPQSIQLPPLPLRRPLLMVGHGTKDEDGRQSLLDFADAYQALDPSRPVLPCFLELTTPTIQEGVDRCVEEGYTELSVLPILLFAARHNKFDVTNELDRARVRHPQVKFYYGRHFGITPGILDLWRSRLSELDQPQYNRSETVLLFVGRGSSDPDANSDVYKLARILWEGSGYATVETCFIGITHPRLEEGFRRARLYEPKRIIVLPYFLFTGVLVKKIFDITAQQQEQYPDISMTCLPEMGIHPQLLSVLREREIETQLGQVQMNCEMCKFRIAANSNSNGHTPAHDHSHHGHGHGHGHGHGHGHGHGHGHDHAHPAEDPYRNVEQYHQKIWQAP encoded by the coding sequence ATGCCTAGTATAAATTCAACCGATCTGATGGGACTGCAATCCCCTACTCCCCAGTCGATTCAATTGCCGCCGCTACCTTTGCGTCGTCCGTTGTTGATGGTTGGTCATGGCACCAAAGATGAGGATGGACGGCAGAGTCTTCTAGATTTTGCCGATGCGTATCAAGCGTTAGACCCGTCGCGTCCTGTTTTACCTTGTTTTCTAGAACTCACTACCCCCACGATACAGGAGGGGGTGGATCGCTGTGTAGAAGAGGGTTACACGGAACTCTCTGTATTGCCGATTTTGCTATTTGCAGCTCGACACAATAAGTTTGATGTTACGAATGAGTTAGACCGGGCAAGGGTTAGACATCCCCAGGTGAAGTTTTACTATGGGCGTCATTTTGGGATTACGCCAGGGATTTTGGATTTGTGGCGATCGCGTCTTTCGGAATTAGACCAACCCCAGTACAATCGCTCAGAAACGGTTCTGCTCTTTGTCGGTCGGGGTTCCAGCGATCCTGATGCGAACAGCGATGTTTATAAGCTTGCCCGGATTCTGTGGGAAGGTAGCGGCTACGCCACCGTTGAAACTTGCTTTATTGGCATTACCCATCCCCGTCTGGAAGAAGGGTTCCGCCGTGCTAGACTCTACGAGCCTAAACGCATTATCGTCCTACCGTACTTCCTATTTACCGGCGTCTTAGTTAAAAAGATTTTCGACATCACGGCGCAACAACAGGAGCAATACCCGGATATTTCCATGACTTGCCTACCAGAAATGGGCATTCACCCTCAGTTGTTGTCTGTATTAAGAGAACGAGAAATTGAGACGCAGTTGGGGCAAGTGCAAATGAATTGCGAAATGTGCAAATTCAGGATAGCAGCCAATAGCAACAGTAACGGGCACACTCCCGCCCACGATCATTCCCATCATGGACATGGGCATGGGCATGGGCATGGGCATGGGCATGGGCATGGGCATGGGCATGGTCACGATCATGCTCACCCTGCTGAAGATCCATACAGAAATGTAGAGCAATATCACCAAAAGATTTGGCAAGCGCCTTGA
- the sipA gene encoding regulatory protein SipA, translated as MSKEFVIGERVRVVTLPPYVKTAEPMPMLRPPDVIQLGEEGVVVDRRPGGYWSVRFARGVFLLDSQFIESVQAIADTESGTEATDVRSHNVLPEQKYIVDPS; from the coding sequence ATGTCTAAAGAATTTGTAATTGGTGAGCGAGTCCGTGTGGTAACGTTGCCGCCTTACGTTAAAACAGCGGAACCGATGCCGATGCTGCGTCCTCCTGATGTGATTCAGCTTGGGGAAGAGGGGGTCGTTGTTGACCGGCGTCCAGGGGGATATTGGAGCGTCCGCTTTGCCAGAGGAGTTTTTTTGCTGGATAGCCAGTTTATAGAGTCCGTGCAGGCGATCGCTGATACCGAATCAGGGACAGAGGCAACTGATGTGCGATCGCACAATGTACTACCGGAGCAAAAATATATCGTTGACCCCAGCTGA
- a CDS encoding lysophospholipid acyltransferase family protein, with amino-acid sequence MNVSTGSRGSDGKTAGHQFDGWSLEERNPDVIKAWMPVWEWFYRHYFRVQTDGWHHMPPEGKVLVVGSHNGGLASPDTSMFLYDWFRRFGYERLAYGLMHPSAWKTPIFAVPAAQVGALIAHPKVAIAALQKGASVLVYPGGAEDMFRPYNQRYQIHLAGRKGFIKLALREEAPIVPIISHGAHETLIVLADFYQQVRQLHEWGFPWKLDAETGVFPLYLGLPWGVAIGPIPNFPLPVQIHTRVLAPIVFERYGRAAASDRAYVNACYEKVCTQMQLALDRLVLEVSARQSSAP; translated from the coding sequence ATTAATGTTTCTACGGGTAGCAGAGGCAGTGACGGCAAAACCGCCGGTCATCAGTTTGATGGTTGGTCGCTAGAAGAGCGAAATCCCGATGTGATTAAAGCTTGGATGCCGGTATGGGAATGGTTCTACCGCCACTATTTTCGGGTTCAAACGGATGGCTGGCATCATATGCCCCCCGAAGGGAAGGTGCTGGTTGTCGGTTCCCATAATGGAGGTTTGGCTTCGCCCGATACTTCGATGTTTTTGTATGACTGGTTCCGCCGGTTTGGCTACGAACGCTTAGCTTATGGACTCATGCATCCGTCAGCTTGGAAAACTCCTATCTTCGCGGTGCCAGCTGCCCAGGTAGGGGCGCTGATCGCGCATCCGAAAGTAGCGATCGCTGCCCTCCAGAAGGGTGCATCCGTACTCGTCTATCCTGGCGGGGCTGAAGATATGTTTCGTCCTTACAACCAGCGTTATCAAATTCATCTAGCAGGGCGTAAGGGATTTATCAAACTGGCACTGCGGGAAGAAGCGCCAATTGTACCGATTATTTCTCATGGTGCCCACGAGACGCTGATTGTTCTAGCAGATTTCTACCAGCAAGTGCGACAACTGCATGAATGGGGCTTTCCCTGGAAGTTAGATGCTGAAACGGGTGTATTTCCACTTTATTTAGGGTTGCCTTGGGGAGTGGCAATTGGCCCGATCCCGAATTTTCCGCTACCAGTGCAAATTCATACCCGCGTCCTCGCCCCAATTGTGTTTGAACGCTATGGTCGTGCAGCAGCTAGCGATCGCGCTTATGTGAATGCTTGCTATGAAAAAGTTTGTACCCAGATGCAACTTGCACTAGACCGTTTAGTTCTAGAAGTTAGCGCGAGGCAATCATCCGCACCCTAA
- a CDS encoding endonuclease/exonuclease/phosphatase family protein, whose translation MGITLLSLLSLVGWNIFLEQLSHFKLQYLIVGLVLFALLLLTRKKLLILISLFCISLLLAEILPWYISLSPKPGNNIESIRILSSNLNTQNKSYSKILSVVRKEKPEITVFLEVNDAWIKQLDSLLDILPYSIKKPNPYNLGIAVYSKQPLTNASINLFGTDKNNSIVGNFTMNGQLISLIATHPLPPVKPTFFHSRNQQLDKISQYIQKLKTPVVMVGDLNITMWSPYYKRFINKTGLHNAQKGFGILPSWPMKASYSQTLPPFSFALSIPIDHCLISPEIKVKNIRTGPNVGSDHRPLIADLVIPEKK comes from the coding sequence TTGGGGATAACGCTGCTTTCTTTGCTTAGCTTAGTTGGCTGGAATATCTTTTTAGAACAGCTTTCTCACTTTAAACTGCAATATCTCATTGTAGGGTTAGTGTTATTTGCCTTACTCTTACTGACTCGCAAAAAACTCTTAATCTTGATTAGCCTATTTTGTATTTCTCTACTCTTAGCAGAGATACTCCCTTGGTATATTTCTCTATCGCCAAAACCGGGGAATAATATTGAATCTATCCGAATTTTAAGCTCAAATCTGAATACGCAAAATAAAAGCTATTCAAAAATATTATCTGTCGTTAGAAAAGAAAAACCAGAAATTACTGTCTTTTTAGAAGTTAACGACGCTTGGATAAAACAATTAGATTCTCTTCTTGATATTCTTCCCTACTCCATTAAAAAACCTAATCCTTATAATCTAGGTATCGCCGTTTATAGTAAGCAGCCTCTCACCAACGCTTCTATCAATCTTTTTGGGACAGATAAAAATAATAGTATTGTTGGCAACTTTACGATGAACGGACAATTGATTTCCCTGATTGCCACTCATCCGCTACCGCCCGTCAAACCTACCTTCTTTCATTCTCGGAATCAACAGCTAGACAAAATCAGCCAATATATACAAAAATTGAAAACCCCAGTTGTAATGGTTGGGGATTTAAATATAACTATGTGGTCTCCTTATTACAAAAGATTTATCAATAAAACTGGGCTGCATAATGCCCAGAAAGGATTTGGGATTCTACCGAGTTGGCCTATGAAAGCTTCTTATTCTCAAACTCTCCCACCTTTCTCTTTTGCTTTATCCATTCCTATCGATCATTGTTTAATCAGTCCAGAAATTAAAGTCAAGAATATTCGCACTGGGCCGAATGTTGGTTCAGACCACCGACCTTTAATTGCAGACTTGGTAATTCCAGAAAAGAAATGA
- a CDS encoding pentapeptide repeat-containing protein, translating to MQIHNFLDRYRQGERDFSYVDLSGASLGGVNLRDINLTGANLSGANLSWASLNQSKLIGACLRQADMRSVNLTGANLNQAILSRARMVKVDLRLATLQDADLNWAVLQEADLSGADLRRAKLDQINLENAKLNGTQLIEAELMEANLRRASLVGANLSSANLREAHLEAANLRDAILVGTNLTEADLSSAYLRAANLTEADLHRSILIGADLSEAILNSADLSRVNLTGAYLLKASLRKAYLLRAILQDVYLLRADLSEANLRGADLRKADLSGAYLGDCTMSEANLGDAYLLESHLIRTNLDQAQLTGCCISNWHLEDVDLSKVECRYVFTRFNYATKKPTERFPIGRDFEPGEFGKDDSTGDAEGAEGATTIEVFLKEAPNWEALVFTLAQVQLDSPDLQLSIKSYQPQEEQYLLKLASSHFVNAKTLSQRVLQIYPEMLQLVESKRQAILDLLEIKVRPENPPVTLKVPPPPPPPLLPSPPPDYRLRIYQEVVKQIQLIILSQAPEQLVESVQRLLNFLKNEGISTEEIQKTMISQALVKRAKQDQTFQKQLLQWEKTADETVRFSMVGESLRLAIVLIWPHLPQK from the coding sequence GTGCAAATACATAACTTCCTCGATCGGTACCGACAAGGAGAACGCGATTTTTCCTATGTAGACCTCAGTGGAGCCAGCCTCGGCGGGGTCAATCTCCGCGATATAAACTTAACCGGAGCGAACTTGAGCGGTGCCAACCTCAGTTGGGCTTCTCTGAACCAATCCAAGCTGATTGGTGCTTGTCTGCGCCAAGCCGATATGCGGAGTGTCAACCTCACAGGTGCCAATCTTAACCAGGCAATTTTGAGTCGCGCTCGGATGGTGAAAGTGGACTTGCGTTTAGCCACTCTCCAAGACGCCGACCTCAACTGGGCGGTGCTTCAAGAAGCCGACTTGAGCGGTGCTGACTTGCGTAGGGCGAAGCTGGATCAAATCAATCTCGAAAATGCCAAACTCAACGGCACTCAGTTAATCGAAGCCGAGTTGATGGAGGCAAATCTCCGTCGCGCTAGCTTGGTTGGCGCAAACCTCAGCAGTGCAAATCTTCGGGAAGCGCATCTAGAAGCTGCGAATTTACGAGATGCAATTTTAGTCGGCACCAACTTGACGGAAGCCGACCTCAGTTCAGCCTACTTGCGGGCGGCAAATTTGACTGAGGCAGACTTGCATCGGTCAATTCTCATCGGTGCCGATTTGAGCGAGGCGATTCTCAATAGTGCTGACTTGAGTCGGGTAAATTTAACGGGAGCGTATTTACTCAAAGCCAGTTTGCGAAAAGCTTATTTACTGCGAGCGATCTTGCAGGATGTGTATTTGTTACGTGCCGACTTGAGCGAGGCAAATTTACGCGGGGCGGATCTGCGGAAAGCTGATTTGAGCGGGGCATACCTGGGCGACTGCACGATGTCCGAGGCAAATTTGGGCGACGCCTATCTTCTAGAAAGTCATCTGATTCGCACCAATCTGGACCAAGCGCAACTGACCGGCTGTTGCATCAGCAACTGGCATCTTGAGGATGTCGATCTTTCTAAGGTGGAGTGCCGTTATGTTTTTACCCGGTTTAATTACGCGACTAAAAAACCGACTGAGCGCTTTCCAATCGGTCGGGATTTTGAGCCGGGGGAATTTGGCAAGGACGATAGCACCGGGGACGCGGAGGGTGCGGAGGGTGCCACTACCATAGAAGTTTTTTTGAAAGAAGCTCCGAATTGGGAAGCGCTAGTGTTTACTTTGGCTCAGGTGCAACTCGATTCTCCTGACTTGCAACTCAGTATTAAGTCTTACCAACCCCAGGAGGAGCAGTATCTGCTAAAACTGGCGTCGAGTCATTTTGTGAATGCGAAAACTCTGTCTCAACGAGTTTTGCAGATCTACCCGGAGATGCTCCAGTTGGTGGAGTCTAAGCGACAAGCGATCTTGGATCTGCTGGAAATCAAGGTTCGCCCAGAAAATCCACCTGTAACGCTGAAGGTACCGCCACCACCACCGCCACCGTTACTACCGTCGCCTCCACCCGATTATCGGCTGCGGATTTATCAAGAGGTGGTGAAACAGATCCAACTGATTATCCTCTCCCAAGCGCCAGAGCAGTTGGTCGAAAGCGTGCAGCGGTTGTTGAATTTCCTGAAGAACGAGGGGATCTCGACCGAAGAAATCCAAAAGACAATGATTAGTCAGGCGCTGGTAAAGCGAGCAAAGCAAGACCAGACGTTCCAAAAGCAGTTGTTGCAGTGGGAGAAGACGGCGGATGAAACGGTGCGTTTTTCAATGGTGGGGGAGTCACTCCGGTTAGCGATCGTGCTCATTTGGCCCCATCTTCCGCAAAAATAG